Proteins co-encoded in one Nitratireductor kimnyeongensis genomic window:
- a CDS encoding FAD-binding oxidoreductase: MSVLDNAAFDLLAELRKLVGTASQVDVTEAGLTEHSFDWWPVAAKWRQNGKSPCRPDAVVYPADEDEVKAILRWANEKRIPVTPWGLGSSVVGQPLTEYGGITLDLSRMNRILAVDTTNLIVRVEAGVMGGDLEEHLRGLGFTLNHSPQSLYRSTVGGWLATRATGQLSSRYGGIEDLAYSFNAVLADGSVLQTVDLPRMAVGPDLRHLMIGSEGTMGVITEVALKIFPLPEFQTFETVRFSSVQLGVDAMRAIMAANLRPSLLRFYDTAEARHAMQDKSFPSPVMFLGTEGMEGPARAEMEALRTICTKFSGELLGPQGSEAWTHRRFDFSTIESFVTRPEGVAETIEISNNWERIMDTYKLLTEQLEPMADEVLGHFSHVYTTGVSLYVILLGEAEDGSAAEERIRRIWEIAMEASLQTGASISHHHGAGLARGPYVQRALKSGAAVLQRVKDALDPNNILNPGKLGLRRP; the protein is encoded by the coding sequence CAGAACTGAGGAAGCTTGTTGGTACTGCCTCTCAGGTGGATGTTACAGAAGCCGGGCTCACAGAACACAGCTTCGACTGGTGGCCAGTTGCCGCAAAATGGCGGCAGAACGGTAAGTCTCCCTGCCGACCTGACGCCGTCGTCTACCCGGCCGACGAAGACGAGGTCAAAGCCATTCTTCGCTGGGCCAACGAGAAGAGGATCCCCGTCACGCCTTGGGGGCTGGGATCGTCTGTTGTCGGTCAACCGCTCACCGAATATGGCGGCATCACTTTGGATCTCTCCCGCATGAACCGCATCCTGGCTGTGGATACGACCAATTTGATCGTCCGGGTCGAGGCCGGTGTGATGGGAGGAGACCTCGAAGAGCACCTGCGTGGCCTCGGATTTACGCTCAACCACTCGCCCCAATCCCTTTATCGATCGACGGTCGGGGGATGGCTGGCCACGCGCGCAACCGGGCAATTGTCCAGTCGTTACGGGGGGATCGAGGATCTTGCCTATTCGTTCAACGCCGTATTGGCGGACGGGTCGGTTCTGCAAACGGTCGATCTGCCCAGAATGGCTGTTGGTCCGGACTTGCGCCACCTGATGATCGGTTCCGAAGGCACAATGGGCGTGATCACCGAGGTCGCGCTGAAGATCTTCCCTCTTCCTGAATTCCAGACCTTCGAGACAGTCAGGTTCTCTTCGGTTCAGCTCGGGGTTGATGCGATGCGGGCAATCATGGCGGCTAATCTCCGACCGTCCCTGCTTCGCTTCTATGACACTGCCGAAGCGCGCCACGCAATGCAGGATAAGTCCTTCCCGTCTCCCGTGATGTTTCTGGGAACCGAAGGGATGGAAGGCCCGGCACGGGCGGAGATGGAAGCGCTCCGCACGATCTGTACAAAGTTCTCAGGCGAGCTGTTGGGGCCGCAAGGATCGGAGGCCTGGACGCACCGCAGGTTCGATTTTTCGACCATCGAAAGCTTTGTAACGCGACCCGAGGGTGTGGCTGAAACCATTGAGATTTCGAACAACTGGGAGCGGATCATGGATACCTACAAGCTCCTGACAGAACAGTTGGAACCCATGGCCGACGAGGTGCTGGGGCATTTCAGTCATGTCTACACGACAGGGGTATCGCTGTACGTGATCCTTCTTGGCGAAGCAGAAGACGGTTCCGCCGCTGAGGAGCGGATCAGGCGGATCTGGGAAATCGCCATGGAAGCCAGTCTGCAGACCGGTGCATCGATTTCACATCATCACGGCGCAGGCCTGGCACGCGGCCCTTATGTGCAGCGCGCTCTTAAAAGCGGGGCCGCTGTTCTTCAGCGCGTCAAGGACGCGCTTGATCCGAACAATATCCTCAACCCCGGCAAGCTCGGATTGCGGCGACCTTAA